TATCCTTTTGCTTTCAATTGTTCATATTAAGTTTTGTAGATTGAATGAGGAAGTGGAAGGTTATTACTTGAGGGTAAAGGGGCTGTTTTGTGGCTGAAAATTGAGAATTAGTCAACTGAAGGGGTAAGAGTGGATGGTAATGGGAGTTCCACATTTCCAAGATAACAAGGATGTGATGTAGTTTAATTTATCAGTAGAAATAAAGCAGGAAAAATATGCAATCCACTTGCTTTCCATGGTCTGTGAAAAGCACCAATAGCTTTTTAAGAAGATGAAGTGACAATTGCAATTAGCTACTAGAATATTGTCTCATTCAAGCACTGGTATTGGGTTCATAATCTTATAAACTTAAGTGATAGTTTAAAAAGTCCATTCATACTTTATACCATTATATTAGAATAGCTAAGGTTCATTCCCCATGACCCCCcctcttctcctttctttcctCCATTTTTCTGGTGAGAGTGTTACtgtttcatgacatgaatcatATGATAATTATCAACAGCCAGATCACCTTCTTGATGATGGTGATTCCGCTGCTAAAAAGCTTGGGGTGGATAGGGCCCAGCAGGGATCTTACCTTTTCCACTCGCTTCTTGCTAGCAATGCTCGGTTGGCTTTGGGTTCTGACTGGCCTGTAAGTACTATAGAGCTATAGTATCTGTTCTGAATGGTGTATTTGCTTTAGTTAAACTGTTTTCTTAAGATCACAATATCTGTTCTGAGCGGTGTACTTGGAAAAATTCCTGACAAATATTGATGTTGTTTTAGGTTGCAAACATCAATCCTGTAGGAAGCATCAAaacagcaataaaaagaataccCCATGGCTGGAAACATGCTTGGATGTCATCTGAATGCCTTTCACTGAATGATGCATTAATTGCGTAAGCAATACTGAAATATTATCTCCTAATACTTATCTCCTTCTTGATGTGCTATGCTTGTCTGTTCTGATTTATTAAGTATATAGAGGAagtttacttcttcttttttgatttgCTAGATATTGTGTGTTGGAACTGGAATTTTTATGCATGTGGATCCTAATGACCCAGTCAGTAAGCATATTTAACAAAGGCGCCTCCTTGATGGCCCTTCGTAGCAGATTAATATCTAGAACTGTCTTAGTAAAAAAAGATCATCACTGCTGAATGCCTTGAACAAGGCGGTTAAATTTAGCAGTTCAATTCAGTGGCCAACTATTGTTTGGATGTGCATGTTTGGTTTTGCTATCTTTTTAGTAGTTGGAGTTCTCGCTTTCTTGTGCAAGCATGCTCAGTGTCTTTCTTCAAATGTGCTTGCCTAAggcatgttttttcttcttaaagcTCCGATTTGTCCTAAGCtgttgtttgtttttcactCTGGTTTATTTTATAGCCATCAGCGTGGGTTGTGTTGCTCTATCAGAAACTTTTGTCCATCCCTGACAActtttatctaactttgttACTATGATTTCACCTGTGAACTCACACGATCACCATGGCAGGCACACTATTTCAGCTGCCTATGCATGCTTTCTGGACAATGAATTGGGATCCTTATCTCCTGGAAAACTGGCAGATTTTGTCATTCTGTCCACCAGTACATTGGATGACTTGGCCGAAGGATCCGTGACAGTTGAGGCCACATATGTTGCTGGTGTACAAGCATATCCTTGAAAGTGTATAGCATCATATCGTAGGCAAAGAACATTCTTATCGAGACGGGACCTGGTAAATTAGGGCATTGCTCAGTAGCATCTCTTAAGTGGGATGAAGACCATGGTGCAAAGCAAAATGTCATATGATTGATGATATAAGGTGTTTGTAATTAATAATCTCCTTGTATGCGTATTCCTCTCTGTTTCAGACTCAATTTCCAAAGTCAACCCCTTGCTTCCCTATCTATACAGAAACACCATGCAAGGCCAATGAATACCCAGATCCAAATCTTTTTTAGGCGTAATGAAACTTACGTTGCCATCGAATCGTGCCTTGCTTTCAAGTCCACTGATCACGCCGCGCATCTCCATGGTGCACCTGGTAAGAAATCACAATCTCTTGTCTTCGGCATAGATGCGAACGAGGTTTTGGTTGATGTGTTTGATGTCGAGGTTAAGTTGTTTTCTTTGCATCCATCACCCCTCAAACCAACTCCATATCTTATTACCCTACAACTTCAAGGGAGTTCTACactcatttttttaaagaaaacacaacatttttattgaaaaacactTCGATTTAGCGATTGCGCTTTAGGTAGCTTCCTTCAGTGAAACAGAATCGAGTTTCAGTGAATAACATGGGAGGACTAACTCCCAAGATACGAGAAACAACGACCTCTTATTGAACCAACAAAAATAAGGAATACTCGAAGTTTGTGATGAGAGAGGACAAGGAAATCGAATCTCGAAATTGAAAACTCGGGCTTTATACTTATAATCCGAGTGATAGAGGGTGGAGTTACAGGAGCAACTTGTGGAGTCATGTAGTTTTTATCATCCAGCAACTTTTGATACCATTGCAGTTGATacgaaggaggaggagaagatcATCAGTGAGCTGGTCGCATCCAGGGAAGGGAAAGAGTACCATGCAAAGACCGGTAAATCGAGCATGATTGCAGCCATGACATCGGTTAAGGACAAACACCTTGCTAAGAAAGCTTTTGACTGAAATATCAAGTAAGGCTATTGTTTTCACTGAGGATATTGATCGCTCGCTCGATCTTACGGGGCAAAGATCGAAAGTCGAAAGgcacaaaaaatcatgaagacaCTTGATCCAGCTTTCATTAGAAGAGGTAGAATGGACCAGCACATTGAGCTGTCACATTGCAAATTCGAGGGATTCAAGATTTTGGCAAAGAATTGTTTGCATATTGAATCACATGCTTTGTTTGATAAGATCAAGGCATTGTTAGAAGAAATTGACAGGACTCCTGCTGATGCTGTGGAATATTTAACGCCGAACAGTTTGGGAGCTGATGTTGAAAATAGCTTGCGAGTCCGATTCAAGCTCttaaataacaaagaaagaagctGTGCAGAAGAAAAAGGTAGAAGTGAAGCAAAAGGCAACGAAAAAACCCTTGTAAGAGGATCTTCAAAAGAGATTGAGAACAAAAAGGACAGCTGCCTTTGTTTCAGTCCTGAATCTGAAATCAAAACCAATCACTCTAGGATGGAGGAATTGGAGCTAAAGGCTTTAGAACAAGGATCGATGGACCGGCTCTGCATTAGATGCAAGTCCACCTAACAAATCGTGATCTCATGGATGATATCTTGTTCTTATAGAAGGACATCCACATTATTATTCTCGATTCAAGTCTCTAGTGATACAACAAGTTGCGCTCGATTAGTTCTGAAGCTGGGATTTGTATATCTCAAGGCCAGATGTAGCTGCAGTAATTGGACACAACCTGATAGAAAAGGAGTACGGCACAGCAGGAACTAGATACTTGTCGTGGACACATGGTGACCAGCTATCATCTCCACCCAATCCCATATGTTTGTGGTCAAGATGCACCTGCAATCCAAACACATTAACTTAATCCAAGACATATGACAGGATAGCACCATGAGAAAGAAAACTAGCAAGGTAACCAAGCAGCAGCGAAAATACACCAACAACAAATGTCAACTAGAGCAAAACTCATTCTCCAGAACATAAATTTTGTAGAGGAAACGTTAACTTACAAATCTGATGACCATTTTAAGCGCCCTAGATTGAGTAGAATAATAGTGTATCACAAATAGCACATGGCCATGCAAgcatgtcaaggttagagaataGTTATAGAACGTCGAATTCAAAAGGCTATTGACAGCACAAAatttagtattatggtcactctAGATGGTCAGTAATACCTCGGATAGAAATTATAAGAACGATTTAAACAAaccattttctctctcctttgcCTTCTATTTCAGTGACTTGCATTTTCTATACAGATGACATAAAAGTGATTTGACAGGAAGAAAGAATGGCAAGCCATAATAGAAAACATGAATGCTTTGTAGCTTAATCAGATATAGATTCAGAGAATGAAATCCCAGTAGTATAATTCACCTCAATATCATTTCCTTGAACAAGTTCTTCGTTGCGTGTTGCTCGGTCAAGTTCTGCTGTGGAATAGTAACTAGCACTCATTTGCATAGGTGGGGAGCTGCCATAAGTTGAAGCAAATATGCCTACTCCATCCTTGTTCTGAAATGTCACCCATCTAACATCTGCTCTACCAGAACATTCTCCAGGGACAATATAAGGAACATGCATGTCACCCACGTTCTGCTCATAGACCCCAACATGGGCTGCTGCTTTTCTATCTGGATAACATTCAAATGGCCCTCTTCCATACCATTTAATCTGATCCACTGATTTTTCCAAGTGCAATTCAACTCCCACTCGCGGCAAAGGTGGAAGCTCAGAACTTGGAATTGTGTTGCATTCAATAATCAAGTCCCCAGAACTATAAATTGTGTAGATCATATTAACTGTGATTAAAGCAGTTGCATTTGTAGATTCAGATAAGGAGCCTTCCTCACAACTTGGGACACCAACATAAATGACCTCTATTTTCACAAGATCATCGATTGTGCTCTTCACAGAACAACTTTTTGTCTGAAATACAAGGCTATCAATACCAGCTGCTTTCCACCAGGAGCAGTAACTGTCTTTTTCTCCACCTTTGTCATTATCTGTAGGTGCTCTCCAGAAGCACGGGATTATGCCTTCATTTATAACAGGAACTCCTCCAACCTACAATCACCACACCTTTAAAACTcagttttgtttaaaagctaaaaactcCTGTCTCTGCGCTAGGTCAATGATGAAATATAACTTCTGcctccagaaaaaaaataaaaacaattagttaTTAGGTAACCATAATGTGGTCTTTATTTATATGAGGTCTCCTAAGTAACCTGAAAACTTGAAATTCGAAATGGAAATCTTTAGATAGAGTTTCAAGCTTTGTTCACGTCTATAAAGCAATCctgggagagagaaaaaaagacatgGTGTAGCCAAAAGCTTCTCATGGTCAGCAAAGAATAAGAACTTCACAGATCCTATGAAATACCAAACAAGATTCTGCATCATTTTTTCATATGCTATGTATCAGAGAATAATTCTTTCAtgcattaaaaagaaattacaacTCAACCTTGTGTTTCAAAAACAGGGAGATCTTTTTGGCTTAAATTGTAGCTCTAGTAAGGTCAACTAACAACATGACAACATGAATACCAAGATGGATTTCAAAAGTAGTTTATGATTACTTTGATTACGATTTCAAATTCTGTTGTTTCAGTGCACACGATGAGAAAGCCAACATTGTTTTCCATGTGTGAAAGGGGTTTTATTAAAGTAATCATGTAGTACAAGTTGTTAGGATATGTCTAGGCTCCACATGTATATGGAAACatcaaaagaagagagaaaactaaaaattcaTGTATTTATGTTTCTAGCTTCAATGAACTAAATATGATATTGAGGACAATTCATAAATGCAATGCTAACCTTCCAGCTTTCAATACTTCCTGTCTGAATGTTCCATGTTATCTCCCAAACGTTCAGCAGGCTAACTCTAACTGTATCTCCAAGAGTTTCACTAAAGACTTTAGCATCGGTAGTTTTGATAGCCTGAAATGCCATTTTCAAACCAGAAAGCATGGCTGTAAAATATCTGAAGATAAAtgaaattatacaattaaatatAAGAGAAGAGTATTTACATGAGGCATGATCTTTTGTCTGGTAGGCAACTGGACTTGCGTAGATGAAATAACATGACCAGCTTCAACCCAACGTGTCGAATGCAGGAGTCTAGtagttattgttaaaaaaatttcttctgcAAAAGATGAAGCCAATTGAGGATACCATGGACCTGACTCCCATTCTAACTTGTAACTGCTCTGAGGTTCTGTCAGTGGAAGAGAGAGAATTCCAGATCCAAGTTCATATCCATCACCGTGGACAGTCCAGCTAAACTCTAATCCTTGTGTAGTTTGAAAGAAATGGGTGTTGGTTATCTGCAAAATCAAATTCCAGTTAGAAATGAAATTCAGATTCAGTGAAGGATGAGAAATGCAGAAGCTCGGTGAAACATGCGAGTACCTTTATCGTGCTTTCCTCTAGTGAAACTTTGATTGGCTGATAAACATACTTAACTTCTGCAAACAATAACTGACACAATTCATGATTCAAACAAAACTTAGGTCTAGATATCATCTTACAAGTTGGAAAAAAGGAAGTAGATGCAGACTCATTAGGAGAAGAATAAATTTACCTTCTAATGCAGGATGAGGAGTACGATCTGGCCATGTAAGACCATTAAGACAAAAGTTCAGATCATTAGGTGTATCCCCAAAGTCACCTCCATAAGCCCAGTGTTTTCTACCATCTCCACTTTCCTTCAATAACGCCTACAGTTGAAAAGCAAATacttgatttgataaataagaagagatttaaaatatctttctcaaaaataaattggtaTATTTTATTGACAAATGTTCAAGGTCTTTATCATGCAAATACCAAGATAGTTTCTTGTGTTAATCATGGGGAACTAAACATTTTAGATTTCAACATGCCACAGCTCTTCCTTTTCTGCATGCAAGTATCATAGTTTATTGTATGAATTATATATGACTCTCAAGTTTGTCAATCTGCTGagcctgttgcaagaaaattcgTAGAGGCTTATATTcagatttttcatttatatacaTTTTCTGCCTAAGAAATgtgaaaactaaaaatataccagaatttttttatatttccaaTCACTGCTGCTGCAGTTTTTATAGAATCTCAATaagctatatttttaaatagacatCTTAGTCTtcattctatattttaaaattatgctgTGTGGTAGGGTGGACCATTCTTAAGAGCAAAGGATTGTTATTGTAAGTTGTGGATGGTTTTCAAAATAAGAGGTAAAGATTTTAGGCAACCAAGGATGGCAGAAAACCAATTTCGCTCATCAATTTGATGCTTTTCCATGTTTCTTAAGAGTATAAAGGATTCTAAACCTGGTCAACCCACTCCCAGATAAAGCCGCCTTGGAGACCAAATGTGCTATCAATTGCATCCCAATATTCACGTATATTCCCACTGCTATTCCCCATTGCATGTGAATACCTGCCGATGTGAATACCACAAGGACATATAATAGAGAAAATGGAGTTACTCCCATGATTAACAGATGCACTACACGGTGTAATTAAGACATCTAAGAATAGTTAAGGGGTCAATGTAACTCGTATAGAAGAACAGAGGTAACATACTCGCACAATATCAAAGGGCGTGGTTCAGTTGGGTCTTTTGCAATCTTCATTATGTCCCAAACACGCATATACATTGGGCAGATGATGTCAGTGGATGTCGTTCTGGATCCACCTCCTTCATAGTGCACCAGCCGTGAGGGGTCCCTTTCACGAATCCAACCtaataaaagaacataaaaatttaaggtATTGTTTATGTAAAACTTCAAGTCTTCTAACAACACTATCAACCTAATAAAAGATTTAACTTAAATGATCTGTTATTCATATAAACTTTCAATTGCCGGAGGCCACCACACTGGTTTTTAGCAAACCATTTCACAGTTTCAATGTCTTTCCTTGTGAATAAATGGGAAGCTTAAATTCATgcaatgtaaaaagaaaatgaaagttagCGTGTCTACACATTGTTGAGTGCCAAGACATCTGAAATAGAGCACACATGCTCAAGTCTCACACGAAACACAACAAGTATGATCTGACACCAACTAAAAATCTATGATACATGTGAAAAATGGAAACAGAAGTAGAACCGACAACCATATATGTATGATAAATATTGTAATTGCTTAGATTTCTGTATGTGTCTCAAATAGAAACCATCTTAAAGATATATACAAAAAGGTATATATACCGGCTGCAGCAGAATGATTAGGTCCATATGAGGACTCATTTCCTAAAGACCAAGAAATTATGCATGCATGATTTTTGTCCCTCTCCACCATGCTTATCACACGATCCATCATTGCAGCAGCCCAACTTTGTTCCTGAGTAGGATGCTTCAGATGTTCGCAAAGATGAAAACCATGTGTCTCAATGTTGGCTTCATCTATCATATACAAGCCAAAAAGATCGCACAACTCATACCAACGAGGATGTTGGGGATAATGACTGTTCCTCACAGCATTCATATTGTTTTGCTTCATTAGAACCAGATCCTGTAAGCAGAAGAATAGACAATAACTCCATTATAATCAGTTAAACTGCCAACCAAGAAAGCAGAGGAAACTAATGAGTAAGGAAAGAGCAGAGTGTGACCTTAATCATACAGGACTCTATATTTGTCTTCCCCACACGTGGATGATGTTCGTGCCTGTTCACACCTCTTATTATAACTGGACACCTGTTAACAAGTAGCTGTTTTGGAGCCTTTGATATTTGTCTTATGCCTACTAGGCATGATTCACAGTCAACTACTTGCCCAGTTGCATCTTTGAGGGAGAGAACAAGAATGTACAAGTTTGGCTGTGGAAGAAACAAGCAAACACCAAAATCCATGACATCAGGTGATGACCGTCATATGAAGAACAGTGAGGTGAGGGAGAAATGCCAGAATCTCTTGAAAAATGTGAGTAttcataaatctaaaaatactcgTTGAAATGTGAAAGGCCCATAAATTATATGGAAAATAAATCTGAAAAGCACAGTTTTCATTCCTTCAAACTTCTTAACAACACTTTGCTCAGGTGATCTATATGCTTATGCTTCAAACAACTACCTGAATGAAaactaaagaataaaatatcatttcatcgAACAGCCAACAAGAATatggtaaaattaaattgtgtaacATATTAAGTTTCCAGCAAATCCCAGTGAATTGAGGTTCCTCACCTGCTCTGCAGACCAAAGCTTGGGCTTTTCG
This region of Populus alba chromosome 3, ASM523922v2, whole genome shotgun sequence genomic DNA includes:
- the LOC118054238 gene encoding uncharacterized protein; this encodes MASFVAQLVSPVETGHKVWQDQAFIKWRKRDPHVTLHCHESVEGSLRYWYQRNKVDHLVSKSAVWNDDAVQGALDSAAFWVKDLPFVKSLSGFWRFFLAPGPDSVPKKFYDAAFEDSEWNTLPVPSNWELHGYDRPIYANVLYPFPVDPPRVPDDNPTGCYRTYFDLPQGWQDRRIFLHFEAVDSAFCAWINGVAVGYSQDSRLPAEFEITDYCYPCGSGKKNLLAVQVFRWSDGSYLEDQDHWWMSGIHRDVLLLSKAQVFIADYFFKSNLAENFTSADIEVEVKIESALEIPRDKIFDNFTIEAALYDTGSWYHSEESPDLLSSNVASLKLTHSPMGILGFLGNFLEGKLEKPKLWSAEQPNLYILVLSLKDATGQVVDCESCLVGIRQISKAPKQLLVNRCPVIIRGVNRHEHHPRVGKTNIESCMIKDLVLMKQNNMNAVRNSHYPQHPRWYELCDLFGLYMIDEANIETHGFHLCEHLKHPTQEQSWAAAMMDRVISMVERDKNHACIISWSLGNESSYGPNHSAAAGWIRERDPSRLVHYEGGGSRTTSTDIICPMYMRVWDIMKIAKDPTEPRPLILCEYSHAMGNSSGNIREYWDAIDSTFGLQGGFIWEWVDQALLKESGDGRKHWAYGGDFGDTPNDLNFCLNGLTWPDRTPHPALEEVKYVYQPIKVSLEESTIKITNTHFFQTTQGLEFSWTVHGDGYELGSGILSLPLTEPQSSYKLEWESGPWYPQLASSFAEEIFLTITTRLLHSTRWVEAGHVISSTQVQLPTRQKIMPHAIKTTDAKVFSETLGDTVRVSLLNVWEITWNIQTGSIESWKVGGVPVINEGIIPCFWRAPTDNDKGGEKDSYCSWWKAAGIDSLVFQTKSCSVKSTIDDLVKIEVIYVGVPSCEEGSLSESTNATALITVNMIYTIYSSGDLIIECNTIPSSELPPLPRVGVELHLEKSVDQIKWYGRGPFECYPDRKAAAHVGVYEQNVGDMHVPYIVPGECSGRADVRWVTFQNKDGVGIFASTYGSSPPMQMSASYYSTAELDRATRNEELVQGNDIEVHLDHKHMGLGGDDSWSPCVHDKYLVPAVPYSFSIRLCPITAATSGLEIYKSQLQN
- the LOC118054594 gene encoding AAA-ATPase At3g28600; the protein is MNTQIQIFFRRNETYVAIESCLAFKSTDHAAHLHGAPGKKSQSLVFGIDANEVLVDVFDVERVELQEQLVESCSFYHPATFDTIAVDTKEEEKIISELVASREGKEYHAKTGKSSMIAAMTSIESRKAQKIMKTLDPAFIRRGRMDQHIELSHCKFEGFKILAKNCLHIESHALFDKIKALLEEIDRTPADAVEYLTPNSLGADVENSLRVRFKLLNNKERSCAEEKGRSEAKGNEKTLVRGSSKEIENKKDSCLCFSPESEIKTNHSRMEELELKALEQGSMDRLCIRCKST